A section of the Streptomyces sp. Je 1-369 genome encodes:
- a CDS encoding AfsR/SARP family transcriptional regulator, whose amino-acid sequence MRYRILGATEAYDDQGAPLSVGGQRLRALLAALALQANRTATVGALIDEVWADDPPADAPAALQALVGRLRRAVGKDAVVSAPGGYRLAVTPDDVDLHRFERLAREGRAALDRGAPALAARTLRDALALWRGPALADLPDRATAARPEAHRTEAVRARIEADLALDRAPEVVPELRELTSAQPYDETLRALLIRALRDAGRGADALAAYEEARRALADGLGTDPGPELRALHAELLTGPEQPRQEPASQGQRQPQGEPAQQLSETRHPSETRHPSEARHPAETRHPPTTQHPPERQQQAPQPQRAGRTDQTGNIRARLTSFVGREPELDAIRSDLRRARLVTLIGPGGSGKTRLAEEAAAGHPQAWLAELAPLDHPEAVPGAVVSALDLRETILMTSELTTSQDDPVALLVEYCAPRSLLLLLDNCEHVIGAAAELAETLLTHCPGLTILATSREPLGVPGEAVRPVEPLPPDPAHRLFTERAVAVRPGFDAAADAEAVAEICRRLDGLPLAIELAAARLRLLTPRQIADRLDDRFRLLTSGSRTVLPRQQTLRAVVDWSWDLLDEAERAVLREASVFAGSWDLPAAEAVCTAPATDLIGALVDKSLVVAVPSPGPVGGMRYRLLETIHEYATERAAETPALLAAAEARHSAYFRELVARAEPLLRSAEQLPWISRLETDLDNIRAALQRTAAEGDVAGAIDMALNTGWFWWLRNYRREGADWMARVLELAPPGLPAEDDPLYWPWMRLKLLHLCLVAESRPADSPAHNEEWADTALVEGLRAAFSQPLPETARFPGLLWPFSVFFTGGTHEDALVPLNRTVENCRRYGEDWDLGVILMFRTHMAVDMPGNLSGVDEDLAELRELSRRVGDRWMRAQVSSAAGEAAMARSNHEEARVEYEEALRLAHEVGAFAESSFLLARLAEVAYREGDRDMATKVLDEARREADRYGVTDSRAFVRLLGALIALDEGDIDTARALCEASRAESEFGTPPPQFSVALSAMESRVAAAESGPARGLPIVTGAVREAVESRCSEVIVASLVDGAAVLLSDLGEHARAARALTAATGLRNGNPRPHPEDAQADRVERAALTALGPQAYERERAAGSALTTDELLTELECATAAVGDMSA is encoded by the coding sequence GTGCGGTACCGAATCCTGGGCGCCACCGAGGCGTACGACGACCAAGGCGCCCCTCTGTCCGTAGGGGGCCAGCGGCTGCGTGCCCTGCTCGCCGCCCTCGCGCTCCAGGCGAACCGCACGGCGACCGTCGGCGCGCTCATCGACGAGGTCTGGGCCGACGACCCGCCGGCCGACGCGCCCGCCGCCCTCCAGGCCCTGGTCGGCCGCCTGCGCCGGGCCGTCGGCAAGGACGCCGTCGTGTCCGCCCCCGGCGGCTACCGCCTCGCGGTCACCCCCGACGACGTCGACCTGCACCGTTTCGAGCGCCTCGCGCGCGAGGGCAGGGCGGCGCTGGACCGCGGCGCCCCTGCCCTGGCCGCCCGCACCCTGCGCGACGCGCTCGCCCTGTGGCGCGGCCCCGCCCTCGCCGACCTGCCCGACCGCGCCACCGCGGCGCGCCCCGAGGCACACCGCACGGAGGCCGTCCGCGCACGCATCGAGGCGGACCTCGCCCTCGACCGCGCCCCCGAGGTCGTACCGGAACTGCGGGAACTGACCTCCGCCCAGCCCTACGACGAGACACTGCGCGCCCTGCTGATCCGCGCCCTGCGCGACGCCGGCCGCGGAGCCGACGCCCTCGCCGCGTACGAGGAAGCGCGCCGCGCCCTCGCCGACGGCCTCGGCACCGACCCGGGCCCGGAACTGCGCGCGCTCCACGCCGAACTGCTCACGGGCCCGGAACAGCCCCGGCAGGAACCGGCGAGTCAGGGACAGCGGCAGCCCCAAGGAGAACCGGCGCAGCAACTGTCAGAGACACGACATCCTTCAGAGACACGACATCCTTCAGAGGCACGACATCCGGCAGAAACGCGACACCCGCCGACGACACAACACCCGCCAGAGAGACAACAACAGGCGCCGCAACCCCAGCGCGCGGGACGAACCGACCAGACCGGCAACATCCGCGCCCGCCTGACGTCTTTCGTCGGCCGGGAACCCGAACTCGACGCCATCCGTTCAGACTTGCGCAGGGCCCGCCTCGTCACCCTCATCGGACCGGGCGGCTCCGGCAAGACCCGCCTCGCCGAGGAAGCCGCCGCCGGGCATCCGCAGGCATGGCTGGCCGAGCTCGCCCCGCTCGACCACCCAGAGGCGGTGCCCGGCGCTGTCGTCAGCGCGCTCGACCTGCGCGAGACCATCCTGATGACCAGCGAACTGACCACCTCGCAGGACGACCCGGTCGCCCTGCTCGTCGAGTACTGCGCCCCGCGCAGCCTGCTCCTGCTCCTCGACAACTGCGAACACGTGATCGGCGCCGCCGCCGAGCTCGCCGAGACCCTCCTCACCCACTGCCCGGGCCTCACCATCCTCGCCACCAGCCGCGAACCCCTTGGCGTGCCGGGCGAAGCGGTCCGCCCCGTGGAGCCGCTCCCGCCCGACCCGGCACACCGCCTGTTCACCGAGCGGGCCGTCGCGGTGCGGCCCGGCTTCGACGCGGCGGCCGACGCCGAGGCCGTCGCCGAGATCTGCCGCCGTCTCGACGGCCTGCCGCTCGCCATCGAACTGGCCGCCGCCCGCCTGCGGCTGCTCACCCCGCGCCAGATCGCCGACCGCCTCGACGACCGCTTCCGCCTCCTCACCAGCGGCAGCCGCACGGTCCTGCCCCGCCAGCAGACCCTGCGGGCCGTCGTCGACTGGTCCTGGGACCTCCTCGACGAGGCCGAGCGGGCCGTGCTGCGCGAGGCGTCCGTCTTCGCGGGCAGCTGGGACCTCCCGGCCGCCGAAGCCGTGTGCACCGCGCCCGCCACCGACCTGATCGGCGCCCTCGTCGACAAGTCCCTGGTGGTCGCCGTGCCGTCCCCGGGCCCCGTCGGCGGCATGCGGTACCGCCTCCTGGAGACCATCCACGAGTACGCGACCGAGCGCGCCGCCGAGACACCCGCCCTGCTCGCCGCCGCCGAGGCCCGCCACTCGGCGTACTTCCGGGAGCTCGTCGCCCGCGCCGAGCCCCTGCTCCGCTCCGCGGAGCAACTGCCGTGGATCAGCCGCCTGGAGACGGACCTCGACAACATCCGGGCCGCACTGCAGCGCACCGCCGCGGAGGGTGACGTGGCGGGCGCGATCGACATGGCGCTGAACACCGGCTGGTTCTGGTGGCTGCGCAACTACCGCAGGGAGGGCGCCGACTGGATGGCCCGCGTCCTGGAGCTCGCGCCACCCGGCCTCCCCGCCGAGGACGACCCGCTCTACTGGCCGTGGATGCGGCTCAAGCTGCTGCACCTGTGCCTGGTCGCGGAGTCCAGGCCCGCGGACTCGCCCGCCCATAACGAGGAGTGGGCCGACACGGCGCTCGTCGAGGGCCTGCGCGCCGCCTTCTCGCAGCCCCTGCCCGAGACGGCGCGCTTCCCCGGACTGCTCTGGCCGTTCTCCGTCTTCTTCACCGGCGGCACCCACGAGGACGCGCTCGTCCCGCTCAACCGGACGGTCGAGAACTGCCGTCGGTACGGCGAGGACTGGGACCTCGGCGTCATCCTCATGTTCCGCACGCACATGGCCGTCGACATGCCGGGCAACCTCTCCGGCGTCGACGAGGACCTGGCGGAGCTGCGGGAGCTGAGCCGCCGGGTCGGCGACCGCTGGATGCGCGCCCAGGTGAGCAGCGCGGCGGGCGAGGCGGCCATGGCCCGCAGCAACCACGAGGAGGCCCGCGTCGAGTACGAGGAAGCGCTGCGCCTCGCCCATGAAGTGGGCGCTTTCGCGGAGTCCTCGTTCCTGCTCGCCCGGCTCGCCGAGGTCGCCTACCGCGAGGGCGACCGGGACATGGCGACGAAGGTGCTCGACGAGGCACGCCGGGAGGCCGATCGGTACGGGGTGACGGACTCACGTGCCTTCGTACGCCTCCTCGGGGCACTGATCGCCCTGGACGAGGGGGACATCGACACGGCCCGCGCGCTGTGCGAGGCATCGCGGGCCGAGTCCGAGTTCGGCACGCCGCCCCCGCAGTTCAGCGTCGCCCTGAGCGCCATGGAGTCCCGGGTCGCCGCCGCCGAGTCCGGTCCCGCCAGGGGGCTGCCCATCGTCACCGGCGCGGTGCGCGAAGCCGTGGAGTCCCGGTGCTCCGAAGTGATCGTGGCGTCACTGGTGGACGGTGCCGCGGTGCTGCTCAGCGACCTCGGTGAGCACGCCCGCGCGGCCCGGGCCCTCACCGCCGCCACCGGCCTGCGCAACGGCAATCCGCGGCCCCACCCGGAGGACGCGCAGGCGGACCGCGTGGAGCGCGCGGCCCTGACGGCGCTCGGCCCGCAGGCGTACGAGCGGGAGCGCGCCGCGGGCAGCGCGCTGACGACGGACGAACTGCTGACGGAGCTGGAATGCGCGACCGCGGCCGTCGGAGACATGAGTGCCTGA